The Treponema sp. Marseille-Q3903 genomic interval AGAAAAGCCGCTGGAGCTTTTGAGGAACGTTTAATGAAGTGTTGTCGTGGTTGTTGTTCAACGTATGAAGATATCAGAAAATCTCAAAATATAGGTTGTGCGGAATGTTATTACACATTTGCCGAAGAATTTCGCGAGTCGTTAAAAAAATACGGAGTCACAGAGCGGTACAAAGGTTCTTTGCCGAAGCGTCTCAAAGGGTATAATTCAACTCTTGTAGACAAAATGACACTTCAGATTAAACTTGAAGAAGCTTTACAAGCCGAAGAGTATGAAAAAGCGGCATTGTACAGAGATTATCTTAAGGTGTTGAATGATGGAAAATGAAATGTCATGGTTTGCGGAGAGCGGCCCTGATGATGATATCGTGATTTCGACACGTGCGAGAATTATAAGAAATCTTGCCGATTTTCCGTTCCCTTCAAAAATGTCAGATGATGACAGAGAACGTGTCCAAATATTAGTAAAAGACGCATTTCAAAAAGATGAAAAGTGGTATTTTTCGCCTTTTGAACAGTTTTCAGAGCAAGGGAAAGAAATCCTTTGCGATAAAAATATATTACGGAAAAAAGATTGTTCAGCAGTCATTGTAGATTATTCTGATGAAAGCACTTGTGCACTTGTAAACGAAACAGACCATATCAAAATTTCCTCATTTACGACGGGTCTTGATTGCGAAAAAGTTATGAAAAAAGTTTACAAAGTAGATGAATCTTTGCAGGACAAACTTCAGTTTGCCGCAAACATAGATTTTGGATATCTGACTTCTCATATTAAAGATTGCGGCTCCGGATTAAAATTTTCAATAAGAGTTTTCATTCCTTCAATAGTTCTGGCAGGCAAAATCGATACTATAATTTCTTTTGTGCAGTCAAACTCTTTGTCGATAATCCCGGTTTTTAAAGCAGGAGATATCGCGAATTTTTCAAACTGCATTTTCGATATCTGTACATTTAGTTCTGCGCAGGGGAACGAATTTGACCAAATGGCAAACATCCAGGCTGCCGGTGAATTAATTTTAAAAACAGAACGCAAGATTAGGCTGCAATTTGCCGATAATAATCAGACGATAGCCTTGAATTTTTTTAAGCAGAGTTATGCAAAAGCTGTGTATTCATTGCTCCTTTCTTATGAGGAAGCAGTCGATATAATTTCGGCAGTAAAATGGGGTCTTCAACTGAACATCATAAAAGGTATTTCAGAGAAAGAGTTAAATGCGCTTTATTTTAGAACTAAAAACGGTCATTTAAGATATCTCTGTGATAATTTTTCGTTTTCTTTTGAAGATGACGTCAAACAAAGCATAGATTTGCAGATAAAAAGATTGAGGACAATCATAATTCAACAAGCTTTCGAGGGAATTGTTAATGAAAAATCTGACTCCTAGAGCGAAAAGAGTTCTTTTTATCCTTGCACAAGATGAAGCAAGAAAAATCGGAAGCACACAGCTTTTACCGGAACACGTTCTTCTAGCAATTTTAAAATCAAAAGAAGGTGTCGCATGTGCCGCAATAGAAAGGCTTGGACTTAGTCTTGAAAAACTCCAAAAATCGCATGAAGATTTTTTTAAAGATGAAATCGCTTCCCCAAATTTAGACAATATTCCAAAAAGCAGGCGATATCAGTTTATGCTCGACATTGCCGATATCGAATCTGCTTCTCTTCACAACAATTACATCGGGACAGAGCATCTTATGCTCGCTTGCGTCCGTGATGAAAGCAGTGTCGCCGCAAAATTTTTTGCTGAGGCAGATTTCAACATCGTCGATATCAGATTTACAGTTATGGGAATCCAAAATGAAAATGTTTCGTCGATTAAGCAAAAAAACACCGAAGATATAATAAATTCTGTTTTTAAAAGCATATTGAACGATGATGCCGGCGGCGGGCTTTTTGGCGTATTCGATGAACAGAAAGCTTCAAAAAAAGAACAGCAAAAAGATAAATCTAACAATTCTCAAAAAAATAAGTCATTTTTAGATGAATACAGCCGTGACCTTACTCGAATGGCTTTTGAAAATAAATCAGATCCTGTAGTTGGGCGCGACAAAGAGATTCGCCGTGTGATTCAAATTCTTTCACGCCGCACAAAAAACAATCCTGTTTTGACAGGTGAACCGGGCGTAGGAAAAACTGCAATAGTCGAAGGGCTTGCTCATCACATAGCTTTAGGTGAAGTTCCAGAAGGGCTTCTCAAAAAACGCATTTTGTCGCTAGACCTTGCAGCTATTGTCGCCGGTACAAAATATCGCGGTGAATTTGAAGAGCGAATGAAGAAAATGATGAAGGAAATTCAAGAAAGTAAAAATATCATACTTTTTATCGATGAACTTCACACAATAATCGGTGCCGGTGGCCCTGAAGGCACTATGGATGCCTCGAACATAATGAAGCCTGCGCTTTCGCGAGGAGAGGTTCAGATTATCGGGGCGACAACTACAAAAGAATATACAAAGCACATAGAAAAAGATCAGGCGCTTGAAAGGCGTTTTCAGGTTGTAAAGATAGAAGAACCTGATGATAAAGAGGCCGAAAAAATCCTTGAAGGTATAAAGGGGAAATACGAATTGTATCATAAAGTCGTTTATGAAGAAGGAGTTGTCTCTTCAATTGTAAAACTCAGCCGTCGCTATATTCCAGAAAAAGTTTTGCCTGATAAAGCTATAGATATTTTAGACGAGGCAGGAGCTGCAAAAAAAATACAAGAAGAAGTTAGTCCAACAGAACTAAAAGAGCTCGAAACAAACATCAACCAACTCATAGAAGAAAAAAAATCACTTGTTCAAAATCAGGATTATGAAAGCGCCGCACTTGTTCGCGACAAAGTGATTGACCTAAAGCGGAGATTGAACAAGTACAGCGACATGTGGAAAGAAAACGGGAATGCAAAGAAAAAAGTTGTCAGCGTATGCGATGTTGAACGCATAATCAGTGAGATGACAGGAATCCCTCTTGAACAGCTGACTTCTTCCGAATCCGAGAGAGTCATCCACATGGAAAACGAGCTTCACAACACGGTGATAGGTCAGGACAACGCTGTCAGCGTCATCTCGGGAGCAATCCGCCGCGCACGCGCAGGTATTTCGTCTCCAAAACATCCTGTAGGTTCGTTTATATTTTTAGGTCCTACCGGCGTCGGTAAAACTCAGCTTGCAAAGGCACTCGCAAAATATCTGTTCGGCAGCGAAGATTCTTTAATCAGAATAGATATGTCAGATTACATGGAAAAACACACAGCGAGCCGACTTGTCGGTGCCCCTCCAGGATACGTCGGCTATGAAGAAGGCGGCGTTCTCACAGAAAAAGTTCGCCGTTATCCATATTCTGTTGTTTTGCTTGATGAAATTGAAAAGGCACATTCTGATATTTTTAATTTGCTGTTGCAGCTTCTTGAAGAAGGTGAACTCAGCGACAACCTTGGGCACACCGTAAATTTCAGAAATACAGTAATAATTATGACGAGCAACGCCGGTGCACGTCAGATTACAAACGAAGGACGAGTCGGTTTTGGCATTGCTGATGGCGTTATTCCGTACGAAGATATAAAGGCGGGAGCGATGAGCGAGCTGAAAAAATTGTTGAACCCTGAACTTTTGAACAGAATCGATGATGTGATTGTGTTCGACGCTCTTTCAAAAAAAGAAGTCTCAAAGATTCTAGAAATTCAACTTGAAGAGCTTGGCGAAAGACTCAAAGAAAAAGGTCTTAAAATCAAAATAAAACAAAAGGCAAAAGAATATCTTGTTGAAAACGGTTATAATCCTGCAATGGGAGCTCGCCCGATGAAACGACTTTTGCGCAAAGAGATAGAAGACCCTCTCTCAATTGAGTTGCTTGCAAATACAGGTAAAGATTTTGATACAGTTTTGATTGAATACACAGGAGAACGCATAAAAGTCAGGCTTGAAAAAAACGAAGAAAAAGTAAAAGTTTCGCTTCATCAAAGTGTGTTACAAAAAAAATAACTAGAAATGTCAGGAGATATGATAAAAAGTGTCGTCTGAAATATCGCCGATACTTTTTATCTCGAGTTTGCCTGGATGTTTGCAGAAGACGTGTATATGTGTCGTTTCGATAAAAATCAAATGAATACGATACGCTTTATTTTGCAAACTCGACTATTGAACGTGTGCGCTCTTGCGCACGGCTAAAAACTTTTTCAGAAATTGCTATTTCCTGCAAAAGTTTTTATGGGAGATATGAAAATGAAAAAAATTGCGACTTTGTTAATTATGTCAATTTTTGTGTTGTCTGTTTTTGCACAGAAGTCGGAGAAAAACCAATCTGTTAGGGTTGGATTACTGAACGGTCCGAGTTGTATCCCCGTTGTCTTTATGATGAAAGATGATGGAAATTCTCGCGTATATCGGCAGTTTGCAGACCCAAAAGCGCTTCTTCCGAGAATTATAAAAAATGAAATTGATATCGGTTTTATGCCGGTGAATGTCGCAGTGAAAGTTTATAATTCATCGAATAAGTCAATAATGTGCGCCGCAATAACAGGAAACGGCAATATTTCTTTAATTACAAAAGATAAAGAGCTCACTCGTTTTTTTGATTTGAAAGGCAAAAAAGTTTATGTTGCAGGACAAGGGGCAACTCCTGAATACATGTTCCGTTATCTTCTCTCGCAAAATGGAGTTGAAGATTGTGAACTTGATTTTTCTATTCCTACGGCACAGTTGGCGGCGCATCTGATAAGCGGAAAAATTGAATATGCAGTTGTCCCAGAACCTTTTGCGACAATCGCAGAATTAAAATCTAAAGATATAAAAAAAGCACTGAACTTCCAAAGCGAATATCAGGCGTTTTCAAAAGATGGTAGAAATTATCCTCTTACTGTTATGGTAGTCAGAAGCGAGTTTGCAAAAGAAAATCCTGATTTATTAAATTCGTTTTTAAAAGACTACCAAGAATCTCTTTCCAAAACATTAAAAAATCCAAGAATGGCAGGAGAGCTCGTTGAAAAGTATCAGCTTGGATTGACTGCAGCAGTTGTCGCAAAATCAGTTTCCGTTTCCGAATATACTTACATCCCTGCAAACAATGCAAAAGATAAAATTGAAGAGCTTTTGAAAATCTTTGCCGCTTTCACACCGGATTCTACAGGCATAAATCTTCCTGAAGATGATTTTTATTATGAGGGAAAAAATAATTAAAAAATTCTCAAGATATCTAATTTCTCTTATCGTCATAATGATTATCTGGCAAATCGCATCAGGCGTTATTGGTGCGCCGCTTATTTTGCCGAATCCTGCTCGAGTTTTTAAAACCATTGTCGATTCTGTTTTCAAACTTGAGTTTTGGAAAAACTTCTGCTTTACATCTTTCAGAGTTGTTGTCTCGTTTTTTATCTGTATGATTGCAGGCTTTTTTCTTGGGTTTTTGTGTTCATCTTCAAAAGCCTTAAAAGATTTGTTTGAGCTTCCGATATCTGTCATACGTTCAACTCCTGTCGTCGCTTTTATCTTGATTGCATTTTTTTGGTTTCGTTCCGACACAGTCCCAATCTTTGTATCTGTTTTGATGACTCTTCCTGTTATGGTCAGCGCCGTTCAACAAGGATTTTCGCAAAATGAAAAAAATGAAAAGCTGATTTTCATGGCTAAGTCGTACAACTTGAGTTTTAGGCAGACTTTCAGATATATAAAACTTCCGTGTGCGATGCCGTTTATCGCAAGTGGAGCCGAGAGCACGTTCGGTTTGTGCTGGAAAGTTGTTGCGGCAGGAGAAGTTTTGTGTACTCCAAAATACGGTGCCGGTACAATGATGGCACACTCTCAGATTGTTCTTCAAACAGACGAAGTTATAGCAGTTACTATTGTGCTTGTTGCGGTGAGTTTTGTGATTCAGCAGATTTTTAAGGTTATAAATGAAAGGTGTTTTAGAAAATAATTCCATTGTTGAAAATAATTTTGACGGCATTGAAATCTCATCTCTCAGCGTTGAATTTGATGGACGCTCTCTATTTTCTGATTTTAATTTAAGAGTAAAAAAAGGGGAGTGTATCGGTCTTTTTGCACCGACTGGGAGAGGAAAAACGACTCTGCTCAATAAAATCTCAGAAAAATATGCCGGTGCGGGCTCAAAAATCTCTTACGCATTCCAAGACAACCGTTTGATTTTGGAATTATCTGCGTACCAAAATGTAAAAATTCCGCTCGAAAATATTTATACGGAAGATAAAGCAGAAAAAATCGCAAATTATTTTATAAATCAGTTAGATTTGCAATCTGTCTCAAATACTAAATGCAAAAAACTAAGCGGCGGAGAGAAGCAGCGTGTGAATCTTGCAAGAGCTTTTGCGTATGACGGAGATATTTTTTTGCTCGATGAACCATTTTCCGCACAAGATGAAAAACACAGAGAAACAATTTTCGGATTGATAAAAAATCTTATTCCGTCAGGCAAATCTGTCATCATTGTAAGCCACAATAAAAACGATTTGGATTTATTGTGCGAAAGAATCGTAAAATTGTGATATGGCTTTTCAGTTGCAAAATCTTATGCTATATGCTAGATTATTCCAAATAATTGATAACATTTAGTTAAAACCAGGGAAGGTTCTTTCGTGTTTTTGGGCTATTCCTTGTGCAAATATCAAAGGAGCTTATTATGGGAGCGCGCGGCGAACTTTTCACAACACAGGTTTATCTTGACAATCGTTCATATTTTTTCAATGTAAAAGAAAACAGAACAGGAGACGTATTCCTTCAGATTGTAGAAAGCAAAAATCGGGACGGAGTTGAAGCTGACCGCCATCAGATTGCAATTTTTGCCGATGATATGCAGCAGTTTTTGCAGGGGATGGAAAAATCTCTCGACTTTGTAGAAAAAGACCGAAAAGAACGCGCAAAAAACAGGCGTGAAAAACGTGAAGCTAAAGATGCAAAATACGGTGCCGGCAAAAAAATGTACCGTGTAAAATCTTCTAAAGGAGAAAAATCCGAAAAAATTGACGACGGAATTAAACGCACAGGAAAAGTGATTCACATCGTTTCTAAAAAAGAAATCAGCGAGTAACGGCCAAAAAATCAAT includes:
- a CDS encoding UvrB/UvrC motif-containing protein, with product MKCCRGCCSTYEDIRKSQNIGCAECYYTFAEEFRESLKKYGVTERYKGSLPKRLKGYNSTLVDKMTLQIKLEEALQAEEYEKAALYRDYLKVLNDGK
- a CDS encoding ATP-dependent Clp protease ATP-binding subunit gives rise to the protein MKNLTPRAKRVLFILAQDEARKIGSTQLLPEHVLLAILKSKEGVACAAIERLGLSLEKLQKSHEDFFKDEIASPNLDNIPKSRRYQFMLDIADIESASLHNNYIGTEHLMLACVRDESSVAAKFFAEADFNIVDIRFTVMGIQNENVSSIKQKNTEDIINSVFKSILNDDAGGGLFGVFDEQKASKKEQQKDKSNNSQKNKSFLDEYSRDLTRMAFENKSDPVVGRDKEIRRVIQILSRRTKNNPVLTGEPGVGKTAIVEGLAHHIALGEVPEGLLKKRILSLDLAAIVAGTKYRGEFEERMKKMMKEIQESKNIILFIDELHTIIGAGGPEGTMDASNIMKPALSRGEVQIIGATTTKEYTKHIEKDQALERRFQVVKIEEPDDKEAEKILEGIKGKYELYHKVVYEEGVVSSIVKLSRRYIPEKVLPDKAIDILDEAGAAKKIQEEVSPTELKELETNINQLIEEKKSLVQNQDYESAALVRDKVIDLKRRLNKYSDMWKENGNAKKKVVSVCDVERIISEMTGIPLEQLTSSESERVIHMENELHNTVIGQDNAVSVISGAIRRARAGISSPKHPVGSFIFLGPTGVGKTQLAKALAKYLFGSEDSLIRIDMSDYMEKHTASRLVGAPPGYVGYEEGGVLTEKVRRYPYSVVLLDEIEKAHSDIFNLLLQLLEEGELSDNLGHTVNFRNTVIIMTSNAGARQITNEGRVGFGIADGVIPYEDIKAGAMSELKKLLNPELLNRIDDVIVFDALSKKEVSKILEIQLEELGERLKEKGLKIKIKQKAKEYLVENGYNPAMGARPMKRLLRKEIEDPLSIELLANTGKDFDTVLIEYTGERIKVRLEKNEEKVKVSLHQSVLQKK
- a CDS encoding ABC transporter substrate-binding protein, producing MKKIATLLIMSIFVLSVFAQKSEKNQSVRVGLLNGPSCIPVVFMMKDDGNSRVYRQFADPKALLPRIIKNEIDIGFMPVNVAVKVYNSSNKSIMCAAITGNGNISLITKDKELTRFFDLKGKKVYVAGQGATPEYMFRYLLSQNGVEDCELDFSIPTAQLAAHLISGKIEYAVVPEPFATIAELKSKDIKKALNFQSEYQAFSKDGRNYPLTVMVVRSEFAKENPDLLNSFLKDYQESLSKTLKNPRMAGELVEKYQLGLTAAVVAKSVSVSEYTYIPANNAKDKIEELLKIFAAFTPDSTGINLPEDDFYYEGKNN
- a CDS encoding ABC transporter permease, translating into MREKIIKKFSRYLISLIVIMIIWQIASGVIGAPLILPNPARVFKTIVDSVFKLEFWKNFCFTSFRVVVSFFICMIAGFFLGFLCSSSKALKDLFELPISVIRSTPVVAFILIAFFWFRSDTVPIFVSVLMTLPVMVSAVQQGFSQNEKNEKLIFMAKSYNLSFRQTFRYIKLPCAMPFIASGAESTFGLCWKVVAAGEVLCTPKYGAGTMMAHSQIVLQTDEVIAVTIVLVAVSFVIQQIFKVINERCFRK
- a CDS encoding ATP-binding cassette domain-containing protein, whose protein sequence is MKGVLENNSIVENNFDGIEISSLSVEFDGRSLFSDFNLRVKKGECIGLFAPTGRGKTTLLNKISEKYAGAGSKISYAFQDNRLILELSAYQNVKIPLENIYTEDKAEKIANYFINQLDLQSVSNTKCKKLSGGEKQRVNLARAFAYDGDIFLLDEPFSAQDEKHRETIFGLIKNLIPSGKSVIIVSHNKNDLDLLCERIVKL
- a CDS encoding DUF3276 family protein; this translates as MGARGELFTTQVYLDNRSYFFNVKENRTGDVFLQIVESKNRDGVEADRHQIAIFADDMQQFLQGMEKSLDFVEKDRKERAKNRREKREAKDAKYGAGKKMYRVKSSKGEKSEKIDDGIKRTGKVIHIVSKKEISE